From Oryza sativa Japonica Group chromosome 4, ASM3414082v1, one genomic window encodes:
- the LOC9272393 gene encoding putative 26S proteasome non-ATPase regulatory subunit 8 homolog B: MLSRGTSINSKPFTWIHGAYSQLFNARQTVPHEAYDFFIDLLAETIRDEIADCSAQAYDYLSISYAKKMLLFSCDQQLLKFISEININRENKNKKATNSLQYSS; encoded by the exons ATGCTTTCGAGAGGAACTTCTATCAACTCAAAGCCTTTTACATGGATACACG GTGCTTACAGCCAATTATTCAATGCTCGTCAAACTGTTCCACATGAGGCTTATGACTTCTTTATAGATCTTCTTGCTGAAACTATCAG AGATGAAATAGCTGATTGCAGTGCTCAGGCATATGACTACTTGTCAATATCTTATGCAAAGAAAATGCTATTGTTTTCTTGTGACCAACAGCTTCTTAAGTTCATATCAGAG ATTAACATTAACAGGGAGAACAAAAATAAGAAGGCGACCAACAGTCTTCAGTATTCGTCATGA